CTAATCACAACGTGAAACTAGTTCTCGGAGTGTTGTTTTACAGATCCAAAAGGAACAGCTAGTCTCTAATGCCATGCGCAGCCCTGTGTGCTCAGGAGAAGAGCCTCCGGGACCATGTTGGGACGGCCGCCGGTTGTTGCACGGCAGCTGATACGAGGCTAGCAGCCTTCTCTTTTGCTTCCAGTATCCGAGCTCCCTTCGGATCGGCCAACAGAGATTTCTGGAACGATTGCGGGAATCCTGTTGCGATGATGGTCACGTGGATCTCGCCGGTATAACGGTCGTCGACGACGGCACCGAAAATTATGTTTGCTGAAGGATCAGCCAAGCTTGTCACGATCTGTGGGAAGTAAAGAAATGGTTACTGCCGAAACTGTTTGAAGTattagttctaccaagtgtctcaaTGTTCAGTTTCAGAAAACAAGAAGTCTCAATGTTCACATGACCTTCCTGAATACTTCAAAGGCCATTCAAATGATTCGAGCATTAAGATAACAAGAAGGAAGCCTACGCACCTGAGAGACTTTGTTCACTTCTTGCAAAGTGATGTCCTTCCCACCAGTGATGTTGTACACGACACCAGTAGCTGCCTCGATGGATGACCCAATCAAAGGGGCGAGAGTTGCCTGCTCAGCAGCTTCTTGTGCACGGTTTTTGCTGGAAGAAACACCAACACCGAGCATGGCAGTTCCAGAATTTTTCATGACAGCTTTCACATCAGCAAAATCAACATTCACAAGCCCAGGTATCTGCAATGTTCTCACATGAGTATTATATCATCACGATTAGGTTAAGGCAGCAGAATGGGAAAACCCACCGTGATAATGTCTGATATTCCTTGGACACCCTGACGAAGGACATCATCTGCAAGGAGAAACGCGTCTTGCAGGGGCATATTTTCATCAGCGACATCTAATAACCGATCATTTGGGATCACAATTAGTGTGTCGACACTCCTTTCCAGCTTCTCCAATGCTTCGAGTGCCTGAAATGATGACAAGAAATTAAATTAACTAGAGAAAACAGAAAGAACTTAAGCAGGAGTGgtcacaaaataaataaataaaaggcTGCACATAGAACTTTAGTGTCCAAAAATCAAATGAATTCACATCAGGCAAATCATCACCGGTAAACATATCAAATATGTTTTGGGATATTTCCACAAAGAAAATAACGACAAACAGTATACAGCAACATCAGGGGAAGTGAATAAATCATAACTTTGTTTAAGTTCAGACCAACACTACAGGCTACAACTAAATGGTTGCGAAATAGTTAGCAGGCATGACCAGTAGACTGCACAACAGACAGCACTAGTATAAGAACTGAAAACGATACGACCAAAGATAATCTCTTGTAGCTACAGTGCCTATCCTAACAGTCTAGATTATAAATACACCCTCAGGTAAATGGTTGGGAAATAGTTAACAGGCATGAGCAGTAGAGTGCGCAACAGACAGCACTAGTTTATGAACTGAAAATGAAAAGACTCAAGGTAATGCTAGCTCTTGTAGGAGCTACAGTGGCTATCCTAACAGTCTACAGATGTATGATGAACCACCAACTTAAACTATAAATACACCCTCAGCTAAACCAAAATGACCAAACATTGTTGAATGTAACCGCGCAAGACTTATATTTAGGTACAAACACATGCCTGTAGAGAGCGCTTGCGTCCTTCGAAGCTGAATGGGTAGGTGACAACACCAACCGTAAGATAACCCGCTTCCTTTGCTATCTGGGCAACAACTGGAGCAGCGCCTGATCCAGTACCACCGCCCATCCCGGCTGTTATGAAGACAAGGTCCGAGTCTATCAGGGCATTGGCGATCACTTCCCTTGATTCCTCGGCAGCTTGTTCTCCCAAATTAGGATTTCCACCAGTACCTGTTCGCATGCACAAGCATAGCTAGTCAGTCTAGTTAGTGTAGGTTGCTATTTACAACGGAATTTACAGTCTGCGCCCTGTAAACTGTTTGAATTTTTGTTGTGTTTATCAGTCTGCAGGTGGTGTCATTGCGTGGAAGCCGTTCGTGTAGACATCATTCATTCGGAAGAAAACAGGAAGGGAGTATTACCCAGCCCACGAGTCAACTGTTCGCCAATTTGCAGAGGATGCTGAGCTTGCGAGTTCACAAGAGCCTGGGAATCTGTATTGATAGCATAAAACTCGATACCCTGAAATAATAATTCAGTTATCAGTACTTGAGAAAGCAGGCAGCGGTAAACTTATGCTACAGTAGTTTACTGTTCGGGGAACAATGTAATAAACTTATTGATTCGTAGATGCTTCAGTGGAGGCAATGAACGATTTCCCATGTATGACGCATCGTTTTACTTTTCATCAGGGAACAATGTAATAACGATATCATAAACATCGTCACCATCAGTCAACATAGCATAGCATCATATGCAAGCACGTCAGGGGAAGACGAAACCAGTGCTGCGGATTAACTCCTCCGGTTGCTAAGTTCAAATTTCGAATCAGACTAGGAAAATGGATCTACACGCCGAGCACGACAGAGAAAGGAGCCCCGGTTCAGGGAGGACAGGTCGAAGCAAGGGGGGCACCGCGCGCGCAGTACCTGCAGGCCGCTGCCGATCATGCGGTTGACGGCGTTGTTGCCGCCGCCCCCGACGCCCACGACCTTTATCCTCGCCGTCTCCACCGGCGCGAACGAGAAGGAGCTGCTGCAGCGCACGGCCGCGTGGCGCCGCCGCGGCTGGCTCCGGCACCCGCCGCGCTGGGGCCCGCGGGGAGGGAGGCCCGGGATGTGGAGGAGCGTGGCGGCCGACGAGGTGGAGGGCGCCATTTGCGGGGGGGGGGAATGGGGATGGGGAGAAGGTGGCGCGGAGGGGAGGAAAGCAGAGGGGATCTGTCTGGTGTGTAGGTAGTGTGCTGCTTCGCTCTAGGGTTTTGGAGGGTTTTGCTCAGCTGGTTTGCCAATTCGGCCGAATATCCCCCGTCGATCTGCCTCCCGGTTGGGCTATTATTAGACAGTTGATGTTCTTCATCAATTTATTTTTATTGTTACTTTTATGCTAATATAAAGTTTAAGTATTGCGTATGGATAACTCGTACAAATATAACTTAATGCAAACATTAGTTCATAGGaattatcattaattaccaaaatcacacatggatgctccatgcactttcagataGTATATAGCAATTGGTGCATCACAAACATAAGGATTTATTTCTAGAGAATAAGAAAGTTCATTTTCCTAAGGATATGTTGAACCACAAACAAGGAGGGATGGCCTAGGCGACGATGCCCGCCGCCTGAAAACATTATTGTGAGCAAAATTGCCTTGTGGTATCCACTAGAGATAAGCACTAGGGTGAGACTGCCATGACACAACCCCTTAAACATGATCTTCTTTGTGGCATGGTCCTTAGTCAAAAAGAAAACGAGAtgaaactctagaaatatatcatTGTCAAGAGTGAATTTGTGAACATATAGCAAATTTTTAGAAGTGCTAGGAACATGTAAAACATTGTTTAGATGGAAAGAGCTATTGGGGGTGTGCAAAACTGAATGACAAACATGAGTGATTTGCATACCATGACCATTGGCCGTGTTGACGACAGTGGCGGAGCTTAAAAGAAATATCTGGGCGGGCCAACTAAAAGTGATAACAATATTTTTTCGTTGATTAGGAATTTTTGCAAATTTGAGTGAAAAAAATCATGCTATCAACCAAAAAAAATGGAGAAATGAAAAAATGCACCTGCCAGCCTAGCGATATTCAACTGACCAACAAAGCTACCTACTACTCGTTGAGATTTGTTTTTTAGGAAGACAAAATTTTACCTGCTAGCCTAGAGTAGCTAGCTAGCTACCGACAGTTACTTTTCGTTATTGAGAAAAAACAATGAAGTGGTCAGAGCTACATGTTGTTCTCTTGGCTATTTTCCCTTTTACTTATTGGGCTTCACCCCACTACCCAGGAGATCTCGGTGCTGTTTGCATGTTGGCTACCTTGGGTTCGCTACTTCGGTTATTGGGCCAGAGATTCATAGTATACATCGCATTTCTGTGAAAATCCTGGGCGGGCCACGGCCCAGTTCGACCCCAACTTAGCTCCGCCAGTGGTTGACGAGGTCACGCCCCTTGCACTTTTCAGGGTGCGCCTATTCAGCGCTTTAAGCGGGAGCGATCATCAGCTCCGCTCCAACGAACGGCCGGTGGGCCAGGCCCATTtagtctgtttttattttctttttcttctacATGACAATCCAGCGTGACTTATCTACTTTGGTTTAAAATCAGAACAAAATCGAAAACAGAACAAAATTCAAACCGAAAAAATTTCAAAATTGAATGATTTCTAAAaacgaacaattttcaaattttaagAACAAATTTGAAAAATGAACGATTTTTAAGAACGTACAATTCAAAATTGAAtaaatttcaaattcaaaaaagTCCGAACTAAAAAATACTCAAAATTTTAAAAGTTCATattaaaaatgttcaaacttttcataaaaaaattcaaaacaaaaaaagttcaaattcgaaaaaagtCCATGAACAGAAAAATGCCATGAAATATTTTATGAATAACATAAAAATGGGTCGTGACTAGAAAAAGGCGCTAAACAAATTTGCGAAGAACAAAAAAGAATCCATGAAAAAAAAGATCATGAATTGAAAAAAGGTTGTGAACAGAAAAATTTCCTAAACAGAAAAAGCCGTGAACTAACTTATGTAGAACAGAAAAGGAAGGTGCCCAGAAAAATGCCATAAACACATTTGCGAAGAACAAAAAAATTGTGAAAAAAGAAAAATTTGTGAATAGAAAAATATCGTGAACGAAACAGAAAAAAGGTCGTGACCAGAAATATGTCGTGAACGGAAATATGTCGTAAACGGaaattttttgaatttgaacaattttaagttTGAACGATTtacgaatttgaacatttttaaatttgaaagATTTTCTAATTTGAACTTTTTAATTTGAACGATTCTtgaatttaatttttaaaaaaaactacacaattttcaaattttaacGATTTTCCAAAAGGAACATTTATTTAAcctgaacaattttaaaaatatTGATGTTTTTGAAATCAAAACAATTTTTAAATCTAAACTTCTTCAAATTTCGAAAATGTTGAAACTAAAAAAAATTCAGATATGAAAAATTTCCaaattgaaaaatgttcaaattaaaaaGTATGCAAATTTAAGAAAAAATGATATCTGAAAATTGTTCAAACGCAAAAAATGTTCATATCTAAAAGTGTTCAAAATAAAAATTGTTTAaacttaaaaattgttcaaattttttttaaaatcaaatctaaaaatgttgaaacttaaaaaacgttcaaattcaaaaaaaattaaattttcGAAAGTTCAGAAAAACCAATCGCAAAATAAAAAAACTGGAGGAAAAAGCCCAACAGAAACCAGTTGTAAATGAGAAAACTGAGAAAAAAAACGAAGGAAATCCAATTCCAtcgctaatgggccggcccaactcgatCCCTCTCTAAGCGGAGCGATCGCTCGCTCCCGCGTTGAGCGGAGAATAGGAATTGCCCTCTTTTCATGAGTGGAGAGCTTGCTCAATTCGCCCATGATATGATTCATGGCACCACTATCAGAGTACCATTTGGTGAATATGCCATAAGAGGCCATATGAGCGAACGTGTCCTTGCGACAATTGTCCTCATCAGAGTCATCTTTGTCGTGGTAGCGAGACCGTCACTCATTGGTGGGGTGCTCGTCGATTTTGCAGATATGGCATCACAAGTCAACATATGGactgtgttgtgggtatacttcatgggtgtaccatcgacagtgcctagatccggcaagcccgggtggcccatagatggtgatgtggcgtgtggcccgtcgggcggcccagttgctgttgatcctaaaggatgaagtccagcccaggatagggaagccggatcccaaccgaccatcggaggaagtcggatccatggaggcccaggagtaacccggatccatggaggcccaggagtaacccggatccatggaggcccatgtggaacccggatccagtacgacgtagggaggaaggcagatccttgacgtacacggcaagaccttgtaccgtagttaggcgacctataatccggctaggactctccatgtaaaccctagatccgtgcgcctttataagccggatcttgggagccctagaggcaggttcagaacaaccacaactcattgtaacaacgcgaaagcgcccagataattccagacaagcagcagtaggccctgtcatcgtgcaggtgttccgaagctaggtaactcgcgtaccaccgtcccgtgtgcactccgccctatggcccctacttcttctccccctcgtgaggatccctcctccgaggtaccgtcgattaggcaacgacagttggcgcccaccgtggggccagcggcgtctggaggccggaaccgggagggttccgccgtgggaagctacgacgacaccattgctgtggggcgcgtcctttacgccggaaatctttcaatcgtccctccggatgagagctggattccggccaagacaaaccccgtcaagctctccatcatcccagttggcggcatacacatcttcatcggcgaaaccgttgatttcgacggaaacgcactggtaagtaatgtagctacgaccgccgccgagcaggacgcagctgcaaatatccgatccgagtcgctggagctttccacggaagaatccgccttagactcggaaatttcaaattctggttttggtagccggatccgcgcctacgtttttggtagtcggatccgcacctatgtttttggtagccggatccgcgcctacgtttttggtactcggatccgcacctatgtttttgtagccggatccataccaaaattctggtaggtggatccgcacctatttttgtagccggatctatgccaaaattttggtaggtggatccgcacctaaatttttggaagtcggatccacacctaaattttggtaggtggatccgcaccgacaggaccactgcgacaatcaatctcgcaccggctcgacggaacgccgaagaaaaaccgccacgaccgacgttgactccgctccaaacagctaagtccctatttatatttcatattttaatattttatgatcatgagattaagattggttcactcatatcctgagtcttttaccgctttattgttggtcatatctttcccacgatttgccttgcgctcgtgaaaaactttgtcttgtttttgccgcttaaggctccagtCTGTTGCAAAATTTCCGCCTTCGGGCGTTAGCTTGAGTTTTACGGCCTACACGTTTCCgttgttttatgtgtggattccttagtagtgacatctcggtacttaaagccggcctctgctttcgaggttcttgattgtttcgcttattaagcgctatcgcctcgTGAGATGTTACgtgtttaaagtttgccgtctcgcgaaaagtcaagcatataaaccggaagaacggataaaccagcacttgcttaaaacatataaattacattaatcgttcaagatagtcgagttgtttccgccttgacagttttatgttgttcaactgctgcatagtttcagctttaaaacatttgttcaaaggccgtttttgttccgccttacatttgttcgttgaacatgatcaaagaaacaatttaatacaaatatgtttttatgtttatgtatcaggtacatgacacGGACGTACAACAATCTCCcgaggttaggcggatccatggcgtgcacagctggaaaagcaacttgagtcttgattccgctatgcttagccggaaccaaccctcgggggctgcggtttgatcttaggtgaaaagtgtgtttcctttcgggtatcagtgctggaaatttccgcctagatgcttgggatttacgctattcctaagtcacatataaagataaagctactctaagagcaccaaggcggattttcaagtaaattcaccttggcgctcgggggctacaccgatgaagttctctttggagcaacaggccggaaattttccaccttgacgcttgggggctaagtttctgagcatcgagtctccttggagcaagccgactcaacgctcgggggctacatacatatggttatgtcaagaaaattttcaaagatggcgaaaatctggctaactagtcggatccgcacctaatttttggtagccggatccgcacctcaatttttggtagccggatccgcaactaatttttggtagtcggatccgcacctcaacttACCGCTCGAAtcacgcgaaaatggcgccaagataggcggaaccgtttgaatcttttaaggttccgggtaacggcgtgaagataagcaaattcttgtccgcaagcaggggagtaacccggagacatgttatatactgtcgatggatgaagtcccgcaggatgagggTTTTTTCCGACTGaaagttgggaaagaagaaaatatgaagttagagctcttcaagtttctccgcgttaccaatattGCCGGAGACCATGATGGACTAGTGAGGCGGAaacaggtgaaactcggagaactcgggggctcttgttgtgggtatacttcatgggtgtaccatcgacagtgcctagatccggcaagcccgggtggcccatagatggtgatgtggcgtgtggcccgtcgggcggcccagttgctgttgatcctaaaggatgaagtccagcccaggatagggaagccggatcccaaccgaccatcggaggaagtcggatccacggaggcccaggagtaacccggatccatggaggcccaggagtaacccggatccatggaggcccatgtggaactcggatccagtacgacgtagggaggaaggcagatccttgacgtacacggcaagaccttgtaccgtagttaggcgacctataatccggctaggactctccatgtaaaccctagatccgtgcgcctttataagccggatcttgggagccctagaggcaggttcagaacaaccacaactcattgtaacaacgcgaaagcgcccagataattccagacaagcagcagtaggccctgtcatcgtgcaggtgttccgaagctgggtaactcgcgtaccaccgtcccgtgtgcactccgccctatggcccctacttcttctccccctcgtgaggatccctcctccgaggtaccgtcgattaggcaacgacagactGGGACGGCGACGACCATCATGTCGTCCATCTGCCCGTCATCATAACGTCCGCGGTACTCACGTTCGCCATCATTGCTTCCGCGGTAGCCATGGTCTCTATCATCTCCGTGGCCATGGTGGCCACGATCATCCTCACCGCGCCGGTAGCcacgatcatcatcaccatggcgaGGAACACGATTGTCATCAGCACATGCTCGCTCATTACCTCGAGAGCGATCATCACGGGCACACCAAGCAAGGTTAGCCGTCAAGGTGAAAGAATCGCTGGTGGATGGCATCATATTTTGTCGGTGATCACGAGCACATATCTGATCATGAGGTCATCAAGTTTGGTACCGGGGTTTCCATTCATAGTGGTGACAACGTCGTTGTAGGAGCTGTCTAGGCTGTTCAAGATGCAATTGACCAGCTCGCTTTCATCTACGGGCTTGCTGAGGGCGGTGAGCTCGAAGCTAAAGGTCTTCATCTTAGATAAGTATTGGGCAGCGGCGAGGGAGCCCTTCTTGGTGCTGTTGAGAGAGCCACACATGTGATTGACCTCGAACATGGACGGGGCTGAGAACATGGACGTGCTGACGGACCAAACCGCATCGGTGGTCTCAAGGCCAACCACATGAGCgaacatgagagagagagagagttcatGATCATGGGTCGTGTGTCCTAGGTTGTGGTTTTGGGCGGCGGCAGAGGATGTTCTACGATGGCAGGGAGCTTCGTGGAGGCCGCGGCGACCAGGAAAACCAGCAGTGACGGCGAGTTTTAGGGTTTTGAGATTGTCCGGCGGCTAGGTTAGCAAGAGTGGCTCTAATACCATATTATCGCAGCATGGCGGAAACGATAGCCTCGTTGGAGGCCTCGGGTACGTGTTATATAGAGTCGGAAAAGCCCCTACTGTTGTAGTACATAGGGCGTACATATACGTGTGGAGTACTACTCATACCGTATTGTACGTGGTGTACAAGTTGtctaacaatgacaagtccaaacATAGGTTGATTTTGTGCCTTTCATCCCAACAATGCCGAACTTGAAGCCACCACTTTCATTAAGGACACGACACATGCGCGCTTCAACATCAGGGTAAATTGCTAGGCAGCTTCTTCATCTACAAATCCTCTTGGCAGCTCGGTCGTTCCAATTGGTGCGACACCCGGCTGGTGGAAGGCGTCGTCGTTGCTCTGGTTTGTTAGATCGCAACGCACGCAGCAAGACGTGCTCATATTGCTCTTGGGCGTGCAAGGATGGCGGCAACGCAAAGGCCACGATCGGTCAGTCGACGGCGACTCGTCGGCCGCCGGGACCTGCAGCTGCTGGTTCCAGGGCAGACTACCAAGATGGGAACACGGCGAGTACCCGTTGGTGTCGTACATGTACAGGGTGTCACCAACCCTGTAGCACAGCATCCCATCGTCGTCGAGCCACGCAGCCCTCGGCAGGCTGCTGTAGCCGTCGTACCGCAAGGTGCCGCCGCCAGTGAGGTTGGCGTCTAGATGGAAGTTGTAGCGCGGGTGCCAGTAGTAGAACTGGCCTCCATCATCGCTGCCCACCGCCACGACCCAGAAGACGAGCTTCGGGCGACACCAGTGCACCGTGTTGACGGCGAGGCACAGCCGCCCGCTCAGGTCGAAGGCGGTCACCCGCACGTCGTCCACGGGGTCCTCGAACTCGGGAAGACGGTGCGTGCAGTGCGCCTCGGTCGCCACGTCGATCTGTAAAATCCTGTCGGGCCTCCTGTCGTTGTGGTCCCTGCACGTCACCACGTAGAGCGTGCCGCCGACGAGCACCGGCGGCGAGCCGTCGTCCACCGGGCGATGCGGGAACAGGTACGGGTGCTGGCGCCACCCTCGGCCGTCGCCTAGGGTGCACACGTCCACGGCGCTCGCGCCGGTCCTCCAGtagtccgaggaggaggaggaaagccGGAACAGCTTGTGGTCGTTGGTGGACGGGCTGAACCCGAGGGCGTAAAGCTGGCGCTGTTCTATGCCTAGCCCCCCAAGAGGCGGCGCCCTGGGAAGGTCCAGCTTCTCGCCGGTGACGGTGTTGCAGACGACCGCCGGTGCGTCGCCGGCGCGGGGCGCGAAGCAGAGGAACCCGTTGCAGACGTTGGCGAGACGGTGGCCCGGCATGTTCCGctcaaccggtactaccgcttatgggagcggtactaccgctttaggTCACTCACTGGCCTCTCGCGAGTGTCACGTGGGGCtcaaccggtactaccggtaccggtATGGTACCGGCATGGTCTCCAGGAGCCCCGGGTTCCTGCCCGGTACCattgcggtaccagggcggtggtACCGGCGTGTTTTGCATGACCGGTACCGTGCCGGTACATGGTTGGAAGTACCTCGTTTCACCATCGCAGGTGACTCAAGCGGGACTTCCGATCCTAGTACCGCCTTGCATCCTGTAAGCATTTCCCCAAAAGACGATACCATCAGCGGTACCTCGACGGGTACTACCGGTCCCAGAAGGGAGCGGTAGTACAACCGCGAGGTTTCAGCTGACGTGTACCTGGTGCTGAGtgtggtagcggtactaccgcactcGACACTAGTATTACCGGTTTTGCTGgacttgttttcttttcttttcctctccaaccacgTCGCCCCGTGATACACACACAAaatcagaaaacctatcaactactatTGAGTCTTCCGATCCTGaggtgttcagcgagggcaccgtgctCAAGGCAACTATGCACACGGTGAAATatattcgagtgttgttatcaaacacacaaaacactcaTGGAGAGATCTTGATCTTTCAATCTTAGAGAAGTATTGGGCAGCGGCGAGGGAGCCCTTCTTGGTGCTTTTGAGAGGGGCACACATGTGATTGACCTCGAACATGGACGG
This region of Lolium perenne isolate Kyuss_39 chromosome 2, Kyuss_2.0, whole genome shotgun sequence genomic DNA includes:
- the LOC127336728 gene encoding cell division protein FtsZ homolog 1, chloroplastic, which encodes MAPSTSSAATLLHIPGLPPRGPQRGGCRSQPRRRHAAVRCSSSFSFAPVETARIKVVGVGGGGNNAVNRMIGSGLQGIEFYAINTDSQALVNSQAQHPLQIGEQLTRGLGTGGNPNLGEQAAEESREVIANALIDSDLVFITAGMGGGTGSGAAPVVAQIAKEAGYLTVGVVTYPFSFEGRKRSLQALEALEKLERSVDTLIVIPNDRLLDVADENMPLQDAFLLADDVLRQGVQGISDIITIPGLVNVDFADVKAVMKNSGTAMLGVGVSSSKNRAQEAAEQATLAPLIGSSIEAATGVVYNITGGKDITLQEVNKVSQIVTSLADPSANIIFGAVVDDRYTGEIHVTIIATGFPQSFQKSLLADPKGARILEAKEKAASLVSAAVQQPAAVPTWSRRLFS